A genomic segment from Drosophila miranda strain MSH22 chromosome 3, D.miranda_PacBio2.1, whole genome shotgun sequence encodes:
- the LOC108160581 gene encoding ceramide phosphoethanolamine synthase, translating into MIGPSSQVSKILLTLLFLLIIFYIFMDVELYLRIHNYVIERNYHTNTSTISAPSPLAPAATSDHSSSTKLPTAEKEPSYEDHTWISCDINPLCHVTVKAILLDHTNHYLFAPLATMFDNVIGFSRSTFITPNMISFFHVGVACLSGKLVASDSLGYRRLGVLLFQIRTFLDDLDGHVARVRKHIRGERSEIGTSGYYVDGLCDGLGCIALLLGIFFYLKNNPPRRGYSIIPMSDPKTPEPTMIPKMKATTRKVAKNVISFTGQLLLSSTAWNRYIAVYQNMLEREDVSSSQYLHCQNYVFKSNWFFCVAWMWRIVNVHSLLHLVLLSIFCDKLWDFLRTIRYSGYIILLVAICLTEMHILEAQNYIFNSTACSNISL; encoded by the coding sequence ATGATTGGGCCCAGTTCACAAGTCAGCAAGATACTATTAACGCTACTGTTTCTGTTGATAATATTCTACATTTTTATGGATGTGGAGCTTTATTTGCGGATTCATAACTATGTTATAGAACGGAATTACCATACGAACACCTCGACAATATCTGCACCATCGCCGCTTgcaccagcagccacatcAGACCACAGTAGCAGCACAAAACTTCCCACCGCTGAGAAAGAGCCGTCCTATGAAGATCACACATGGATATCTTGTGATATTAATCCGCTCTGCCATGTAACTGTCAAAGCTATATTGCTGGACCACACGAACCACTACCTGTTTGCACCACTGGCCACTATGTTCGACAATGTCATTGGATTCTCCCGTTCCACGTTCATCACGCCCAATATGATATCATTTTTCCATGTGGGTGTGGCTTGTTTGTCCGGAAAACTGGTGGCATCCGATAGCCTGGGATACAGACGACTGGGCGTGCTCCTCTTCCAGATACGCACCTTCTTGGATGATTTGGATGGACATGTGGCCCGAGTGAGGAAGCATATTCGGGGGGAGCGCTCCGAAATTGGCACGTCGGGCTACTATGTGGACGGCCTCTGCGATGGACTCGGCTGCATTGCCCTACTGCTGGGCATATTCTTTTACCTGAAAAACAACCCGCCTCGACGGGGCTACTCGATCATACCAATGAGTGACCCCAAAACACCTGAGCCGACAATGATTCCAAAAATGAAGGCAACCACGCGAAAAGTGGCCAAAAATGTGATCAGCTTTACGGGACAACTCTTGCTCAGTTCGACTGCTTGGAATCGCTATATAGCCGTCTACCAGAACATGTTGGAGCGTGAAGACGTTAGCAGCAGTCAGTACCTTCATTGCCAGAACTACGTATTCAAGTCCAATTGGTTCTTTTGTGTGGCGTGGATGTGGCGCATTGTTAATGTACACTCATTGCTCCACCTCGTGCTACTCAGCATTTTTTGCGACAAGCTGTGGGACTTTTTGAGAACGATACGTTATAGCGGTTACATTATATTGTTAGTTGCAATTTGCTTAACTGAAATGCACATTTTGGAGGCACAGAACTACATTTTTAATTCGACAGCGTGCAGTAATATTTCACTGTGA